One part of the Peromyscus leucopus breed LL Stock chromosome 19, UCI_PerLeu_2.1, whole genome shotgun sequence genome encodes these proteins:
- the Pdcd6 gene encoding programmed cell death protein 6 isoform X1, whose amino-acid sequence MAAYSYRPGPSAGPGPAAGAALPDQSFLWNVFQRVDKDRSGVISDNELQQALSNGTWTPFNPVTVRSIISMFDRENKAGVNFSEFTGVWKYITDWQNVFRTYDRDNSGMIDKNELKQALSGFGYRLSDQFHDILIRKFDRQGRGQIAFDDFIQGCIVLQRLTDIFRRYDTDQDGWIQVSYEQYLSMVFSIV is encoded by the exons ATGGCGGCCTACTCCTACCGCCCAGGCCCGAGCGCAGGCCCTGGCCCTGCTGCCGGAGCTGCGCTGCCAGACCAGAGCTTCCTGTGGAACGTCTTCCAGCG ggtTGATAAAGACAGGAGTGGAGTGATTTCAGACAATGAGCTTCAGCAAGCATTATCCAATG GTACTTGGACTCCGTTTAATCCAGTGACTGTTAGGTCAATCATTT CTATGTTTGACCGAGAAAACAAGGCTGGTGTGAACTTCAGTGAATTTACAGGTGTTTGGAAATACATCACAGACTGGCAGAATGTCTTCCGCACCTATGACAGGGACAACTCTGGGATGATTGACAAGAACGAGCTCAAGCAAGCACTCTCAGGTTTTG GCTACCGGCTCTCTGATCAGTTCCATGACATCCTCATCCGAAAATTTGACAGACAAGGACGAGGACAGATCGCATTTGATGACTTCATCCAGGGCTGTATCGTCTTGCAG AGGTTGACAGACATATTCAGGCGCTATGACACGGATCAGGACGGCTGGATTCAGGTGTCTTATGAGCAATATCTCTCCATGGTCTTCAGCATCGTATAA
- the Pdcd6 gene encoding programmed cell death protein 6 isoform X2 — translation MAAYSYRPGPSAGPGPAAGAALPDQSFLWNVFQRVDKDRSGVISDNELQQALSNGTWTPFNPVTVRSIISMFDRENKAGVNFSEFTGVWKYITDWQNVFRTYDRDNSGMIDKNELKQALSGYRLSDQFHDILIRKFDRQGRGQIAFDDFIQGCIVLQRLTDIFRRYDTDQDGWIQVSYEQYLSMVFSIV, via the exons ATGGCGGCCTACTCCTACCGCCCAGGCCCGAGCGCAGGCCCTGGCCCTGCTGCCGGAGCTGCGCTGCCAGACCAGAGCTTCCTGTGGAACGTCTTCCAGCG ggtTGATAAAGACAGGAGTGGAGTGATTTCAGACAATGAGCTTCAGCAAGCATTATCCAATG GTACTTGGACTCCGTTTAATCCAGTGACTGTTAGGTCAATCATTT CTATGTTTGACCGAGAAAACAAGGCTGGTGTGAACTTCAGTGAATTTACAGGTGTTTGGAAATACATCACAGACTGGCAGAATGTCTTCCGCACCTATGACAGGGACAACTCTGGGATGATTGACAAGAACGAGCTCAAGCAAGCACTCTCAG GCTACCGGCTCTCTGATCAGTTCCATGACATCCTCATCCGAAAATTTGACAGACAAGGACGAGGACAGATCGCATTTGATGACTTCATCCAGGGCTGTATCGTCTTGCAG AGGTTGACAGACATATTCAGGCGCTATGACACGGATCAGGACGGCTGGATTCAGGTGTCTTATGAGCAATATCTCTCCATGGTCTTCAGCATCGTATAA